A region from the Janthinobacterium agaricidamnosum genome encodes:
- a CDS encoding TadE/TadG family type IV pilus assembly protein, which yields MRLKQADSPIFRKQSGQGGATLLELALITPVFLMLIIGIIELSMAYFANMTMQHAVREGARYAVTGAKDLDPDSANQQRYQAVIQKIRDSSMGMYDKVSPVISVNGSDAVGAAMFGQAGDIVVISVDCRWAFATPMIRALFRDGQAHFVVAATMRNESFGGL from the coding sequence ATGCGTTTAAAACAGGCCGATTCCCCTATATTCCGCAAGCAAAGCGGACAGGGCGGCGCCACCTTGCTGGAATTGGCCCTGATAACGCCGGTGTTTCTCATGCTGATAATCGGCATCATTGAATTGAGCATGGCGTATTTTGCCAATATGACCATGCAGCACGCGGTGCGCGAAGGCGCGCGCTATGCCGTCACGGGGGCCAAAGACCTCGACCCCGACAGCGCCAACCAGCAGCGCTACCAGGCCGTGATACAAAAAATACGCGACAGCTCCATGGGCATGTATGACAAGGTCAGCCCCGTGATCTCCGTCAACGGCAGCGATGCGGTCGGCGCCGCCATGTTCGGCCAGGCCGGCGATATCGTCGTCATCTCCGTCGATTGCCGCTGGGCGTTTGCCACGCCGATGATCCGGGCCCTGTTCCGCGACGGCCAGGCGCATTTCGTGGTGGCCGCCACCATGCGCAATGAAAGCTTTGGCGGCCTGTGA
- a CDS encoding vWA domain-containing protein, with amino-acid sequence MRIPHKRQGGQVLIMVALSAVVLIASVGLAVDSALGYFVKAKLNAAVDAASLAAARGITAGNSEAEQRDSARQAAREFFDINYPDNFLLSTPVLDPVGVVFDRGTVTIDVSATASLPVSLMGVLGFKTLNVSASAQTIRKDLDMVLVMDTSRSLENNADAVRAAGKSFLNKFNSTVDRVGLLHFASEAQIDIPIRQVERGFDRDSMTMKNGKIDQFSFVGGTNSSAGMFQARKQLNDIAQVNRSSLRVIVFFSDGSPAAFSAYFPNKDNKCKDAGGLATFPKLQNPALAGLYRMKVSDSLQYGDCAASQITGLPAWYNANNDAALREFPIVTNTPRVVTASTATAQAQWTNVHRASRNLVEAMAAKARQEGIFVFTLGMGASLKAKEGPDNELGEDLLRCLANTTDAKAACRKPAEPVGLYCYAATESELSPCFTRLASAILRISK; translated from the coding sequence ATGCGCATTCCACACAAGCGGCAAGGCGGCCAAGTGCTGATCATGGTGGCGCTGTCGGCCGTCGTCCTGATCGCCTCGGTGGGCCTGGCCGTCGATTCCGCCCTCGGCTACTTCGTCAAGGCCAAGCTCAATGCGGCCGTCGACGCGGCCAGCCTGGCGGCGGCGCGCGGCATTACCGCGGGCAATTCGGAAGCGGAACAGCGGGACAGCGCGCGCCAGGCGGCCAGGGAGTTTTTCGACATCAATTATCCGGACAACTTCCTGCTCTCAACGCCGGTCCTCGATCCCGTCGGCGTGGTGTTCGACAGGGGTACCGTCACCATCGACGTCTCGGCCACCGCCTCGCTGCCCGTCTCGCTGATGGGCGTACTCGGTTTCAAGACCCTGAACGTGTCCGCCAGCGCGCAAACCATCCGCAAGGACCTGGACATGGTGCTGGTGATGGACACGTCGCGTTCGCTGGAAAACAATGCGGACGCCGTGCGGGCGGCAGGCAAGTCCTTCCTGAACAAATTCAATTCCACGGTCGACCGGGTCGGCTTGCTGCATTTCGCTTCGGAAGCGCAAATCGATATCCCGATCAGGCAGGTCGAGCGCGGTTTCGACCGCGACAGCATGACCATGAAAAATGGAAAGATCGATCAATTCTCGTTTGTCGGCGGCACCAATTCTTCCGCCGGCATGTTCCAGGCGCGCAAACAGCTGAACGACATCGCGCAGGTCAACCGCTCCAGCCTGCGCGTCATCGTGTTTTTTTCCGATGGCTCGCCAGCGGCGTTTTCCGCGTACTTCCCCAACAAGGACAACAAATGCAAGGACGCAGGCGGCCTCGCCACCTTTCCGAAACTGCAAAACCCGGCATTGGCGGGCCTGTACAGGATGAAAGTGAGCGACTCGCTCCAATACGGCGATTGCGCCGCCAGTCAGATCACCGGACTTCCCGCATGGTATAACGCGAATAATGACGCGGCGCTGCGCGAGTTTCCCATCGTCACCAATACGCCCCGCGTCGTGACCGCTTCCACCGCAACGGCGCAAGCGCAATGGACGAATGTGCACCGCGCCTCGCGCAACCTGGTCGAGGCGATGGCGGCAAAAGCGCGCCAGGAGGGCATTTTTGTCTTTACCCTGGGCATGGGCGCCTCGCTGAAGGCCAAGGAAGGGCCGGACAACGAGCTGGGCGAAGACTTGCTGCGCTGCCTGGCCAATACCACCGATGCAAAAGCGGCTTGCCGCAAGCCGGCCGAACCCGTGGGCCTGTACTGCTATGCGGCCACCGAAAGCGAGCTGAGCCCATGTTTCACGCGGCTCGCCTCGGCCATCCTGCGCATTTCCAAATAA
- a CDS encoding CpaF family protein: MSIRERLGSAKIAALAPQRMAVIDNRGYRDLKLRIHGLLLERVDLESMQRLSQERIREELRGLVERLLDEEAVVINEAERRSLTRDIQHEMLGFGPLETLLSDASVSDILVNGHQQVYVERGGRLELTDVCFDDDAHLMKIIDKIVSRVGRRIDESSPMVDARLPDGSRVNAIIPPLAIDGPVMSIRRFSVDPLRLADLVAYRSMTAEMAEVLQGLGKAKMNILISGGTGSGKTTMLNVISGFIGQTERIVTVEDAAELQLQQPHVVRLETRPPNIEGKGEVSQRALVRNALRMRPDRIILGEVRGAEALDMLGAMNTGHEGSMATIHANTPRDAITRLENMISMAAANLPSKAIRQQISSAVSVVVQVSRLIDGKRKVTSIQEITGMEGEVITMQEIFSFRQTGVAEGGAVVGHFSASGIRPRFLERLNSFGIGVSASLFEPTAAGR, translated from the coding sequence TTGTCCATCCGCGAACGGCTCGGCAGCGCCAAGATCGCCGCGCTCGCGCCGCAACGCATGGCGGTCATCGACAACCGCGGCTACCGCGACCTCAAGCTGCGCATCCATGGGCTGCTGCTCGAACGGGTCGACCTGGAAAGCATGCAGCGCCTGTCGCAGGAGCGCATCCGCGAAGAATTGCGCGGCCTGGTCGAGCGCTTGCTGGATGAAGAGGCGGTGGTCATCAACGAGGCCGAGCGCAGGAGCCTGACGCGCGACATCCAGCACGAGATGCTGGGCTTCGGCCCGCTGGAAACCCTGCTGTCGGACGCCAGTGTGTCGGACATCCTCGTCAACGGCCACCAGCAGGTCTATGTGGAGCGCGGCGGCCGCCTCGAGCTGACCGACGTGTGCTTCGACGATGACGCCCACCTGATGAAAATCATCGACAAGATCGTCTCGCGCGTGGGCCGGCGCATCGACGAATCGAGCCCCATGGTCGATGCGCGGCTGCCCGACGGTTCGCGCGTGAACGCCATCATCCCGCCGCTGGCCATCGACGGCCCCGTGATGTCGATCCGGCGTTTTTCCGTCGATCCGCTGCGCCTGGCCGACCTGGTCGCCTACCGCAGCATGACGGCGGAAATGGCCGAGGTGCTGCAGGGCCTGGGCAAGGCGAAGATGAATATCCTCATTTCCGGCGGCACGGGCAGCGGCAAGACCACCATGCTCAACGTGATTTCCGGCTTTATCGGCCAGACCGAACGCATCGTCACGGTGGAAGACGCGGCCGAACTGCAGTTGCAGCAGCCGCACGTGGTACGGCTGGAAACGCGTCCGCCGAATATCGAAGGCAAGGGCGAAGTGAGCCAGCGCGCGCTGGTGCGCAATGCGCTGCGCATGCGCCCCGACCGCATCATCCTGGGCGAGGTGCGCGGCGCCGAGGCACTCGACATGCTGGGCGCCATGAACACGGGCCATGAAGGCTCGATGGCGACCATCCACGCCAACACGCCGCGCGACGCCATCACGCGGCTGGAAAACATGATCAGCATGGCGGCGGCCAACCTGCCCAGCAAGGCCATCCGGCAGCAGATCAGCTCGGCCGTGTCGGTGGTGGTGCAGGTGTCGCGCCTGATCGACGGCAAGCGCAAGGTGACGTCGATCCAGGAAATCACGGGCATGGAAGGGGAGGTCATCACGATGCAGGAAATCTTCAGTTTCCGGCAGACGGGCGTGGCCGAGGGCGGCGCGGTGGTCGGGCATTTCTCGGCCAGCGGCATCCGCCCGCGCTTTCTCGAACGCCTGAACAGCTTCGGCATCGGCGTGTCGGCCTCGCTGTTCGAACCCACCGCGGCGGGGCGCTGA
- a CDS encoding Flp family type IVb pilin has product MNFIKNFIAEEDGVTAIEYALIAALVAAALVTAVGYFTTGLDGAFKAIGTKLTGAAI; this is encoded by the coding sequence ATGAATTTCATTAAAAACTTTATCGCCGAAGAAGATGGCGTGACCGCCATCGAATATGCGCTGATCGCTGCGCTGGTGGCGGCGGCGCTGGTCACGGCCGTCGGCTATTTCACCACCGGCCTCGATGGCGCCTTCAAGGCCATCGGCACCAAGTTGACGGGCGCGGCGATCTAA
- a CDS encoding LuxR C-terminal-related transcriptional regulator, with the protein MSTKNVIRVMLVSDHKTWLWGLEQLLAGAQPAMQVVASATEIDGALLLARTLCPDVIVLDADLGCGGACAIDYLPQLLGNGVSRVLLFSGTQDQAECGRAVRSGVRAVVGKETPVKQMVDAIARLHQGELCLAPALLDSMLGVLNKPEAAPDPEEQRIARLTLKERKIVAMMVEGNGALNRAIAQRAFISEQTLRNHLTSIYSKLDVTNRLELYVYATRNRLAESLPAEG; encoded by the coding sequence ATGTCAACAAAAAATGTCATACGCGTCATGCTGGTGTCGGACCACAAAACCTGGCTGTGGGGCCTGGAGCAGCTGCTCGCCGGCGCCCAGCCGGCAATGCAGGTGGTGGCCAGCGCCACCGAGATCGACGGCGCGCTGCTGCTGGCCCGGACCCTGTGTCCCGACGTCATCGTGCTTGACGCCGATCTGGGCTGCGGCGGCGCCTGCGCCATCGATTATCTGCCGCAGCTGCTCGGCAATGGCGTCTCGCGCGTATTGCTGTTCAGCGGCACGCAGGACCAGGCCGAGTGCGGACGCGCCGTGCGCAGCGGTGTGCGTGCGGTGGTGGGCAAGGAGACGCCCGTCAAGCAAATGGTCGACGCCATCGCCCGCCTGCATCAGGGCGAGTTGTGCCTGGCTCCGGCGCTGCTCGACAGCATGCTGGGGGTGCTCAACAAGCCGGAAGCGGCACCCGATCCGGAAGAGCAGCGGATCGCCAGGCTGACGCTGAAGGAGCGCAAGATCGTTGCCATGATGGTGGAGGGAAATGGCGCGCTGAACCGTGCAATAGCCCAGCGCGCTTTTATCTCGGAGCAAACCTTGCGTAATCATCTGACATCGATCTACAGCAAGCTCGATGTCACCAACCGCCTGGAATTATATGTGTACGCCACCCGCAACCGGCTGGCCGAGTCCCTGCCTGCGGAGGGATAG
- a CDS encoding AAA family ATPase: MKIAINSRDEKTLSALGQLLRGRNRLDEIDAGGETLEPLQAAQSPPDVLIFDRPSNDGADLAAIERLSNLHPRMAFIVLCHQQPPEFLLQAMRAGVRDVLPFPAAPASLYAALERIEEKLERREHGNGKVLAFISCKGGSGATFIASNLGYALAAGGQQRVALIDMNLHFGDASLFVSENKPLATLSDVTRDIHRLDSSFLGSSMLHILPNYSVLAAPEDPAHASEVAPEHIDAIIRQARRQYDFIVLDVGRNLDAVSVRALDHADMIFPVLQATLPYIRDGKRLLGMFRSLEYASDKVHIIVNRHDKGGEIRLRDLEAAYGTAVYRTVPNHYASAAASVNQGVPILQLDKASPITRSLQEFAASLAGGAASTARQGWLGRVLRRA; this comes from the coding sequence GTGAAAATCGCCATCAATTCCAGGGATGAAAAAACACTGTCCGCACTGGGCCAGCTGTTGCGCGGCCGCAACCGGCTCGACGAGATCGATGCGGGCGGCGAAACGCTCGAACCGCTGCAGGCGGCGCAGTCGCCGCCCGACGTGCTGATCTTCGACCGTCCATCGAACGACGGCGCCGACCTGGCCGCCATCGAGCGCCTCAGCAACCTGCATCCGCGCATGGCTTTCATCGTGCTGTGCCACCAGCAGCCGCCCGAATTCCTGCTGCAGGCCATGCGCGCGGGCGTGCGCGACGTGCTGCCGTTTCCCGCCGCGCCGGCCAGCCTGTATGCGGCGCTCGAACGCATCGAGGAAAAGCTGGAGCGGCGCGAGCATGGCAATGGCAAGGTGCTGGCCTTCATCTCGTGCAAGGGCGGCAGCGGCGCCACCTTCATCGCCAGCAACCTCGGTTATGCGCTGGCCGCCGGCGGCCAGCAGCGCGTTGCCCTGATCGACATGAACCTGCATTTTGGCGACGCCTCGCTGTTCGTCTCCGAGAACAAGCCGCTGGCCACGCTGTCGGACGTCACGCGCGACATCCACCGGCTCGATTCCTCGTTCCTGGGATCGAGCATGCTGCACATCCTGCCCAACTACAGCGTGCTGGCCGCGCCCGAGGATCCCGCCCACGCCAGCGAAGTGGCGCCCGAACACATCGACGCCATCATCCGGCAGGCCAGGCGCCAGTACGATTTCATCGTGCTCGACGTGGGCCGCAACCTCGACGCGGTCAGCGTGCGCGCGCTGGACCACGCCGACATGATCTTTCCCGTCCTGCAGGCGACCTTGCCCTACATCCGCGACGGCAAGCGCCTGCTGGGCATGTTCCGCTCGCTCGAATACGCCAGTGACAAGGTGCATATCATCGTCAACCGCCACGACAAGGGCGGCGAGATCCGCCTGCGTGACCTGGAAGCGGCGTATGGCACGGCCGTCTACCGCACCGTGCCCAATCACTACGCCTCGGCGGCCGCCTCGGTCAACCAGGGCGTGCCGATTTTACAGCTCGACAAAGCCAGCCCGATCACGCGCTCGCTGCAGGAATTCGCCGCCAGCCTGGCCGGCGGCGCGGCCAGCACGGCGCGCCAGGGCTGGCTGGGCCGCGTCCTGCGGCGCGCCTGA
- a CDS encoding type II and III secretion system protein family protein produces the protein MNTFRKHASSAGMRLALALGGAAAGLAWPGSAGAAAPSRQAVMTPVAAPPMSLGADIARLGAPVRIAVGKSTLRSLSLPVSQIAVNDPRVAGARMLGSSSQLFVWGLAPGSTNLILWDRQQRPVIVDIEVEIDVEGLQAQLAYVFPGEHAVKVGAAGGSIVLSGQVSDSVKASQILEMAQAYAKRGAGEAAAPADGAASTANAAGGVKVINMLTVAAPQQVMLEVKIAEVSKTLVDQLGASVGISGTRGNWSYGLLSNLLSGHPSQLGAVNGKNGNGLTLDAQKRDGLVKVLAEPNIMAISGQEASFLAGGKIFIPVAQDSTTNKITLEEKEFGIAVKFTPTVLEGGRINLKVAPEVSELNREGIGITTGGGAAANAVLPAFTTRRTTTTVQLFDGQSFAVGGLIKNNVTTNIKALPFLGEIPVLGALFRSSDFQTDRTELVFIITPHLVKPLDSEIVLPTDAYVAPSRGEFFLQGKMEGAAAPRPRQDAATQTAPADPDIQ, from the coding sequence ATGAATACATTTCGTAAGCACGCCTCGAGTGCGGGCATGCGCCTGGCCCTGGCCTTGGGCGGCGCGGCCGCGGGCCTGGCCTGGCCCGGCAGCGCCGGCGCGGCGGCGCCTTCCCGGCAGGCCGTCATGACGCCAGTCGCGGCGCCGCCCATGTCGCTGGGCGCCGATATCGCCCGCCTGGGCGCGCCCGTGCGCATCGCCGTGGGCAAGTCCACCTTGCGCAGCCTGAGCCTGCCGGTGTCGCAGATCGCCGTCAACGATCCGCGCGTGGCCGGCGCCAGGATGCTGGGCTCGTCCAGCCAGCTGTTCGTCTGGGGCCTGGCCCCGGGCAGCACCAACCTGATCTTGTGGGACCGGCAGCAGCGCCCCGTGATCGTCGATATTGAAGTCGAGATCGATGTCGAGGGCTTGCAGGCGCAGCTGGCCTATGTCTTCCCCGGCGAGCATGCCGTCAAGGTGGGCGCGGCCGGCGGCAGCATCGTGCTGTCGGGGCAGGTCAGCGACAGCGTCAAGGCCAGCCAGATCCTCGAGATGGCGCAAGCCTATGCCAAGCGCGGCGCGGGCGAAGCGGCGGCGCCGGCCGACGGCGCCGCCAGCACTGCCAATGCCGCCGGCGGCGTCAAGGTCATCAATATGCTGACGGTCGCGGCGCCGCAGCAGGTCATGCTGGAAGTGAAAATTGCCGAAGTGTCGAAGACCCTGGTCGACCAGCTGGGCGCCAGCGTGGGGATCAGCGGCACGCGCGGCAACTGGAGCTACGGCCTGTTGTCGAACTTGCTCAGCGGCCACCCCAGCCAGCTGGGCGCCGTCAACGGCAAGAATGGCAACGGTCTCACGCTCGATGCGCAAAAGCGCGACGGCCTGGTCAAGGTGCTGGCCGAACCGAACATCATGGCCATCAGTGGCCAGGAAGCCAGTTTCCTCGCGGGCGGCAAGATTTTCATTCCGGTCGCGCAAGACAGCACCACCAACAAGATCACGCTGGAAGAAAAGGAATTCGGCATTGCCGTCAAGTTCACGCCCACCGTGCTCGAAGGCGGACGCATCAACCTGAAGGTGGCGCCGGAAGTGTCGGAGCTGAACCGCGAAGGCATCGGCATCACCACCGGCGGGGGCGCCGCCGCCAACGCGGTGCTGCCGGCCTTTACCACGCGGCGCACCACCACGACGGTGCAGTTGTTCGATGGCCAGAGTTTTGCCGTCGGCGGTTTGATCAAGAACAATGTGACGACCAATATCAAGGCCTTGCCCTTCCTGGGCGAGATCCCCGTGCTGGGCGCGCTGTTCCGCAGCAGTGATTTCCAGACGGACCGCACCGAGCTCGTCTTCATCATCACGCCGCACCTGGTCAAGCCACTCGATAGTGAAATCGTGCTGCCGACCGATGCCTACGTGGCGCCCAGCCGCGGCGAGTTCTTCTTGCAAGGAAAAATGGAAGGCGCCGCCGCGCCACGGCCGCGGCAGGACGCGGCCACGCAGACAGCGCCGGCCGATCCGGACATTCAATAG
- a CDS encoding A24 family peptidase: MDPHSFWTFSPAIVLWGLLAAAVWHDVRRRRIPNRLVFSGALLGVLLNSLALPGLTPAGPWLALGGLAVGLGLLLPMYALKALGAGDVKLMAMVGAFLGPRPAVFAVLCSLLAGGVLALAVALCQGTLRQALANARQLLLQGWLRAAAGEAPQVGPPALASGSLPYAIAIAAGTAISLALAAGGHA; encoded by the coding sequence ATGGACCCTCATTCTTTCTGGACGTTCAGCCCCGCCATAGTCTTGTGGGGGCTGCTGGCCGCCGCTGTCTGGCATGACGTGCGCCGCCGGCGCATTCCCAACCGGCTGGTCTTTTCCGGTGCCTTGCTCGGCGTGCTGCTCAACAGCCTGGCGTTGCCAGGGCTGACGCCGGCCGGGCCGTGGCTGGCCTTGGGCGGCTTGGCCGTCGGCCTGGGCTTGCTGCTGCCCATGTATGCGCTGAAGGCGCTGGGCGCGGGCGACGTCAAGCTGATGGCGATGGTGGGGGCGTTTCTGGGCCCGCGCCCCGCCGTGTTTGCCGTGCTGTGCAGCCTGCTTGCTGGCGGCGTGCTGGCGCTGGCCGTCGCCCTGTGCCAGGGCACGCTGCGCCAGGCCTTGGCCAATGCCCGGCAATTGCTGCTGCAAGGCTGGCTGCGCGCCGCGGCAGGCGAGGCGCCGCAGGTCGGCCCGCCCGCGCTGGCAAGCGGCAGCCTGCCGTACGCGATCGCCATTGCCGCCGGCACCGCCATCAGCCTGGCCTTGGCGGCCGGCGGCCATGCATGA
- a CDS encoding TadE/TadG family type IV pilus assembly protein, whose amino-acid sequence MRARPPAPRAARGIAAVEFAIVLPLLALLLFMLADLSRAIQAKTILLNISREGANLASRSTSDLSGSGQAIMNALAASTPPLDMNKRGMIYITKIMGYTAKNGLRNIVLEQYRWDAGARASGYLPASQVWQCGSWSNGTCTGIAKDEHAPTVALMQNQLADGELIYAVETFYDFDMLFGTLNFGNSTTPVLGPNLTSMTVF is encoded by the coding sequence ATGCGCGCCCGCCCTCCTGCGCCGCGCGCCGCGCGCGGCATCGCCGCCGTGGAATTTGCCATCGTTCTGCCGCTGCTGGCGCTGCTGCTGTTCATGCTGGCCGACCTGTCGCGTGCCATCCAGGCCAAGACCATCCTGCTCAACATCAGCCGCGAAGGCGCCAACCTGGCCTCGCGCTCCACGTCCGACCTGAGCGGCTCGGGCCAGGCCATCATGAATGCGCTGGCCGCCAGCACGCCGCCGCTGGACATGAACAAGCGCGGCATGATCTACATCACCAAGATCATGGGCTACACGGCAAAGAACGGCTTGCGCAATATCGTGCTGGAACAATACCGCTGGGATGCCGGCGCCAGGGCCAGCGGCTACCTGCCCGCCAGCCAGGTATGGCAATGCGGCAGCTGGAGCAACGGCACGTGCACCGGCATCGCCAAGGACGAGCATGCCCCCACGGTGGCATTGATGCAGAACCAGCTGGCCGATGGCGAACTGATCTACGCCGTGGAAACGTTCTACGATTTCGACATGCTGTTCGGCACCCTGAACTTTGGCAACAGCACGACGCCCGTGCTGGGCCCCAACCTCACTTCGATGACGGTATTCTGA
- the cpaB gene encoding Flp pilus assembly protein CpaB, with protein sequence MRNSRVAIVLLLALLMAGGAVLAAARWMSGQGAPASQTVMVALVDIGVGAKVTPAMLRGMDWPAGAMPPGAFGEAGALDGRITRSAVSRGEPVLESKLAPPGATGGLSAIVAAGKRAMTVRVNDVVGVAGFALPGNFVDILVHTQDDRARPAGGGPLAISKIVLERILVLAVAQESGRDDNKPKVVNAVTLELTPEQVEKLDLARSVGSLSLVLRNQVDPAPADTGGATKESLLELKALAPAAAPVRAARRQTAPARAAARDSVTVIKGMDTSVQQF encoded by the coding sequence ATGAGAAATAGCCGCGTTGCGATCGTGCTGCTGCTGGCGTTGCTGATGGCGGGCGGCGCCGTGCTGGCGGCCGCCCGCTGGATGTCAGGGCAGGGCGCGCCGGCCAGCCAGACGGTGATGGTCGCGCTGGTCGATATCGGCGTGGGCGCGAAGGTGACGCCGGCCATGCTGCGCGGCATGGACTGGCCGGCGGGTGCCATGCCGCCGGGGGCGTTTGGCGAGGCCGGCGCGCTGGACGGGCGCATCACGCGCAGCGCCGTCAGCAGGGGCGAGCCTGTGCTGGAAAGCAAGCTCGCGCCGCCCGGCGCCACCGGTGGCCTGTCGGCCATCGTCGCTGCCGGCAAGCGCGCCATGACCGTGCGCGTCAACGACGTGGTGGGGGTGGCCGGCTTCGCGCTGCCGGGCAACTTCGTCGACATTCTCGTGCATACGCAGGATGACCGCGCCAGACCGGCGGGTGGCGGGCCGCTGGCCATTTCCAAGATCGTGCTCGAACGCATCCTGGTGCTGGCCGTGGCGCAGGAATCCGGCCGCGACGACAACAAGCCCAAGGTGGTCAACGCCGTGACCCTGGAGCTGACGCCGGAGCAGGTGGAAAAGCTGGACCTGGCGCGCAGCGTGGGCAGCCTGTCGCTGGTGCTGCGCAACCAGGTCGATCCGGCGCCCGCCGACACGGGCGGCGCCACCAAGGAGTCGCTGCTGGAATTGAAGGCGCTGGCGCCCGCGGCGGCGCCCGTGCGCGCGGCGCGGCGTCAGACGGCGCCGGCACGCGCTGCCGCGCGCGACAGCGTCACCGTCATCAAGGGCATGGATACCAGCGTCCAGCAATTTTAA
- a CDS encoding amidohydrolase: MHANTILLNGRFHTVDRTQPLASAVAIADGKFLAVGDVEDVIRHRGPATQLIDLAGRTVIPGLNDSHLHLIRGGLNYNLELRWEGVPSLADALRMLKEQALRTPNPQWVRVVGGWTEFQFAEKRMPTLDEINAAAPDTPVFILHLYDRALLNRAALRAVGYDKNTPNPPGGEIVRDASGNPTGLLIARPNAMILYATLAKGPKLPLELQVNSTRQFMRELNRLGLTSAIDAGGGFQNYPEDYAVVDELAQKEQLTIRIAYNLFTQNKGAELQDFQKWTGMVKPGDGTDYYRHNGAGEMLVFSAADFEDFLEPRPELAAGMEDELEKVVRHLVEQRWPFRLHATYDESIGRMLDVFEKVNRDTPFGGLHWLFDHAETISPKNIDRVKALGGGLAIQHRMAFQGEYFVERYGAEAAKATPPVQRMLDAGVPVGGGTDATRVASYNPWTALYWLVSGRTVGGLALTDAAGRLPRDTALELWTAGSAWFSSEQGKKGRIREGMLADLAVLSADYFTVPEEAIKSIESVLTMVGGKVVYGQAEFTTLAPPPIPVLPEWSPVRTVPGHYRPAARPAQAMLPHQCAGACGVHAHAHDWARKSAVPISDFSGFWGTLGCSCFAF; the protein is encoded by the coding sequence ATGCACGCAAACACGATCTTGCTCAATGGCCGTTTCCACACGGTCGACAGGACGCAGCCGCTGGCGTCCGCCGTCGCCATCGCCGATGGCAAATTCCTCGCCGTGGGCGACGTCGAAGACGTGATCCGTCATCGTGGTCCCGCCACGCAGCTGATCGACCTGGCTGGCCGCACGGTGATTCCCGGCCTGAACGACTCGCACCTGCACCTGATCCGCGGCGGCTTGAACTACAACCTGGAACTGCGTTGGGAAGGCGTGCCCTCGCTGGCCGACGCCCTGCGCATGTTGAAGGAACAAGCCTTGCGCACGCCGAACCCGCAATGGGTGCGCGTGGTGGGCGGCTGGACGGAATTCCAGTTCGCGGAAAAGCGCATGCCCACGCTCGATGAGATCAATGCAGCTGCGCCCGACACGCCCGTTTTCATCCTGCACCTGTACGACCGCGCCTTGCTCAACCGCGCGGCCCTGCGCGCCGTCGGCTACGATAAAAATACGCCGAACCCGCCCGGCGGCGAGATCGTGCGCGATGCATCGGGCAATCCCACGGGCTTGCTGATCGCCCGGCCGAACGCCATGATCCTGTATGCGACCCTGGCGAAAGGCCCCAAGCTGCCGCTGGAATTGCAGGTGAACTCCACGCGCCAGTTCATGCGCGAACTCAATCGCTTGGGGCTGACCAGCGCCATCGACGCGGGCGGCGGCTTCCAGAATTATCCGGAAGACTACGCGGTCGTCGACGAGCTGGCGCAAAAGGAGCAGCTGACCATCCGCATCGCCTACAACCTGTTCACGCAAAACAAGGGCGCGGAATTGCAGGACTTCCAGAAGTGGACGGGCATGGTGAAACCCGGCGATGGCACGGATTACTATCGCCACAACGGCGCCGGCGAAATGCTGGTGTTTTCCGCCGCCGACTTCGAGGATTTCCTCGAACCGCGCCCCGAGCTGGCGGCCGGCATGGAGGATGAGCTGGAAAAGGTCGTGCGCCACCTGGTCGAACAGCGCTGGCCGTTCCGCCTGCATGCCACCTATGACGAATCGATCGGCCGCATGCTCGACGTGTTTGAAAAGGTCAACCGCGACACGCCGTTCGGCGGCCTGCACTGGCTGTTCGACCACGCGGAAACCATCAGCCCGAAAAATATCGACCGCGTGAAAGCGCTGGGCGGCGGCCTGGCCATCCAGCACCGCATGGCCTTCCAGGGCGAGTATTTCGTCGAGCGCTATGGTGCCGAGGCGGCCAAGGCCACGCCGCCCGTGCAGCGCATGCTCGACGCGGGCGTGCCCGTCGGCGGCGGCACGGATGCGACCAGGGTGGCCAGCTACAACCCGTGGACGGCGCTGTACTGGCTGGTATCGGGGCGCACCGTGGGCGGCCTGGCCCTGACGGATGCGGCGGGCAGGTTGCCGCGCGACACGGCGCTGGAACTGTGGACGGCGGGCAGCGCCTGGTTTTCCAGCGAGCAAGGCAAGAAGGGGCGCATCCGCGAGGGCATGCTGGCCGACCTGGCCGTGCTGTCGGCCGATTACTTTACGGTGCCGGAAGAGGCGATCAAGTCCATCGAATCCGTGCTGACCATGGTGGGCGGCAAGGTCGTCTACGGCCAGGCGGAATTCACGACCCTGGCGCCGCCGCCCATTCCCGTGCTGCCCGAGTGGTCGCCCGTGCGCACGGTGCCCGGTCATTACCGGCCCGCGGCCAGGCCGGCGCAAGCCATGCTGCCGCACCAGTGCGCGGGCGCCTGCGGCGTGCATGCGCATGCGCACGACTGGGCGCGCAAGTCGGCCGTGCCGATCAGTGACTTTTCCGGCTTCTGGGGCACCTTGGGCTGCAGCTGTTTCGCCTTCTAG